The following are encoded in a window of Chitinophagaceae bacterium genomic DNA:
- a CDS encoding TonB-dependent receptor, producing MNKLLVLLIVSFFIPFTLLAQNRTIRGKVVDESGNPVTGVNVTGKGASKGVQTDKDGNFSIVMGGTGTASLVLSSVGFETRIVTVSGEDAGTVQLTKAVITQEDVVVIGYSSIKRKDLTGSVSSVGSKELKDFPLSSAAEALQGKLAGVQLVSSEGAPGADIIVRVRGGGSITQDNAPLYIVDGVQVENALSVLSPQDIQSVDVLKDASTTAIYGARGANGVVIITTKGGRSGKTQVTYNGSYGFRQLSDFQDVLQPYDFVLWQYERSRGNATDSASFAQTYGTTWDTLQNYKNVNFVNWQDKVFGRKAKFSQHNIGVSGGNQSTTFNLSLTSNQEEGVQIESGFKRKLVNFKIDHRATDRLRIGFTARYLDQEIQGIGTTNSGTRATNRLRHTINYRPFELEKPGFGIDDFDEAYYLASSGATNPVILTYAEYRRQYSKALYLTGYASYNILKNLTFRTTIGYDNANIRSNLFYSKITGTARNFASLPVASIGQQENYTISNSNTLQYTLTNFKKHHDITVLVGQEVVDARSKQNSMETRYFPADISPEKALANMGLGSAPTGSAQPLPTSFEQPPARIASFFGRISYAYDDKYLANFNLRSDRSSKFSSENGTLVFPSGSVAWRFSREKFMENVKWLIDGKLRIGFGSVGNNRIDNLLYQQLYGVTGQYAFNHSILPGFSPIALSNPELRWEKNTTQNYGIDLTLLNNRVQLTVDYYKNSAKDLLLAVAIPPTTGYTSQLKNIGATSNRGVEIQLNTTPVQKRDLTWNSNFNIAFNRNRVESLGGLQEQTRNSGWQGSDGVDDYLVKVGEPVGLMYGFVTEGFYGVEDFNYNATTKTYTIKPGIAFNGVYGTPQPGMLKWKDLDGDGNITADKDRQVIGNANPKFTGGWTNQVSYKNFDLSVFVNFVVGNDIYNANKIEWTDGAFANLNMLNTMKDRWTNINAAGQVVTDPAELAALNANAKIWSPVRVQRWWLHSWAVEDGSYLRFNNITLGYSIPKNLLAKIKISNIRVYGTVNNLATITNYSGYDPDVTARRSDPLTPGVDFAAYPRAKTWLIGVNVTF from the coding sequence ATGAATAAACTACTCGTTTTATTAATTGTATCATTTTTTATCCCGTTTACCTTACTGGCGCAGAACCGTACCATCCGGGGCAAAGTGGTGGATGAATCGGGGAACCCGGTGACCGGCGTGAACGTAACGGGTAAAGGGGCCAGTAAAGGTGTTCAGACCGATAAGGATGGCAATTTCTCCATCGTGATGGGTGGTACCGGCACTGCCAGCCTGGTCCTTTCTTCTGTTGGTTTCGAGACCAGGATCGTTACGGTCAGCGGCGAGGATGCCGGTACGGTACAATTAACGAAAGCAGTGATCACCCAGGAAGATGTGGTGGTGATCGGTTATTCATCCATTAAAAGAAAAGACCTCACGGGTTCCGTTTCCTCGGTAGGATCAAAGGAGTTAAAGGATTTCCCGCTTTCATCGGCTGCCGAGGCTTTACAGGGGAAACTGGCTGGTGTTCAACTGGTTTCATCAGAGGGTGCACCGGGTGCAGACATCATTGTACGGGTAAGGGGCGGTGGATCTATTACACAGGATAACGCTCCTTTATATATTGTGGATGGGGTACAGGTTGAGAATGCGCTTTCTGTGCTTTCTCCCCAGGATATTCAAAGCGTGGACGTATTGAAAGATGCATCTACCACGGCCATTTATGGTGCCCGGGGCGCCAATGGTGTTGTGATCATAACCACCAAGGGTGGCCGGAGCGGTAAGACACAGGTAACCTATAACGGCTCATACGGGTTCAGGCAGTTATCCGATTTCCAGGATGTGTTGCAGCCTTATGATTTTGTTCTTTGGCAATATGAAAGAAGCAGGGGCAATGCCACCGACAGTGCAAGTTTTGCACAGACCTACGGAACCACCTGGGATACACTGCAGAATTATAAGAATGTAAATTTTGTGAACTGGCAGGATAAGGTATTTGGCCGTAAAGCAAAATTTTCACAACATAATATTGGTGTAAGCGGTGGAAACCAGTCAACCACCTTTAACCTGAGCCTTACTTCCAACCAGGAAGAAGGGGTACAGATCGAATCCGGTTTCAAACGGAAACTGGTGAACTTTAAGATCGATCACCGGGCCACCGACAGGCTCCGGATAGGGTTTACGGCCCGTTACCTCGACCAGGAGATCCAGGGTATAGGAACAACCAATAGTGGAACAAGGGCAACCAACCGTCTCCGGCATACGATCAATTACCGGCCATTTGAACTGGAAAAACCCGGTTTTGGAATAGATGATTTTGATGAAGCCTATTACCTGGCATCTTCCGGTGCCACCAACCCCGTGATCCTTACCTATGCAGAATACAGGAGGCAATACAGCAAGGCATTATACCTGACCGGTTATGCCAGCTATAACATCCTGAAAAATCTTACTTTCCGCACAACCATCGGGTACGACAATGCCAACATACGGTCCAACCTTTTTTACAGCAAAATTACCGGCACGGCAAGGAATTTTGCGTCCCTGCCGGTAGCTTCCATTGGCCAGCAGGAAAATTATACCATCAGTAATTCCAACACGCTGCAGTATACCCTTACCAATTTTAAAAAGCACCATGATATCACGGTGCTGGTTGGCCAGGAAGTGGTGGATGCACGTTCCAAACAGAATTCAATGGAGACCCGTTATTTCCCGGCAGACATCAGCCCGGAGAAAGCATTGGCAAACATGGGACTTGGTTCGGCACCAACCGGATCGGCCCAGCCGCTTCCCACTTCATTTGAACAACCACCTGCACGGATCGCTTCCTTCTTTGGAAGGATCAGTTATGCATATGATGATAAATACCTTGCCAACTTCAATTTAAGGTCTGACCGTTCTTCCAAATTCAGTTCCGAGAATGGTACACTGGTATTTCCTTCTGGTTCGGTGGCCTGGAGGTTCAGCAGGGAAAAGTTCATGGAAAATGTGAAATGGTTAATTGATGGTAAATTAAGAATTGGCTTTGGATCGGTAGGTAATAACCGTATCGACAACCTGCTCTACCAGCAGTTGTATGGTGTGACCGGCCAGTATGCATTCAATCACTCGATCTTACCCGGCTTTTCACCCATTGCCTTATCTAACCCCGAATTAAGATGGGAGAAGAATACCACACAGAACTATGGTATTGACCTGACCCTGCTTAATAACAGGGTACAACTGACCGTAGATTATTATAAGAATTCAGCGAAGGACCTGCTGCTTGCAGTTGCCATCCCGCCTACAACCGGTTATACTTCCCAGCTTAAGAATATCGGCGCCACTTCAAACAGGGGTGTTGAGATCCAGTTGAACACAACACCGGTACAAAAGAGAGACCTCACCTGGAACTCGAACTTCAACATTGCCTTTAACAGGAACCGGGTGGAAAGCCTGGGCGGCTTGCAGGAGCAGACAAGAAATTCAGGATGGCAGGGCTCGGATGGTGTGGATGATTATTTAGTGAAAGTGGGCGAGCCGGTTGGCCTGATGTATGGATTTGTGACAGAAGGTTTTTATGGCGTGGAGGATTTTAACTACAATGCAACAACAAAGACCTATACCATTAAACCGGGAATTGCTTTCAATGGTGTTTATGGTACCCCGCAACCGGGTATGCTTAAATGGAAAGACCTGGATGGAGACGGGAATATTACGGCAGATAAGGACAGGCAGGTCATCGGGAATGCCAACCCCAAATTTACCGGTGGCTGGACAAACCAGGTAAGCTATAAGAATTTCGACCTCTCTGTTTTTGTAAACTTTGTGGTAGGCAATGACATTTACAATGCCAACAAAATTGAATGGACCGACGGCGCTTTTGCCAACCTGAACATGCTGAATACAATGAAGGACCGGTGGACAAATATCAATGCAGCAGGACAGGTGGTGACAGATCCGGCAGAACTGGCAGCCCTGAATGCCAATGCGAAAATATGGAGCCCGGTAAGGGTACAGCGCTGGTGGCTGCATTCATGGGCTGTGGAAGATGGATCTTACCTGCGGTTCAACAACATCACCCTTGGTTATTCCATACCTAAGAACCTGCTGGCAAAGATCAAGATCTCCAATATCAGGGTTTATGGAACGGTAAATAACCTGGCTACCATTACCAATTATTCCGGGTATGATCCGGATGTGACCGCCAGGAGAAGCGATCCGCTGACCCCGGGTGTTGACTTTGCGGCGTATCCCCGGGCTAAAACATGGCTGATTGGTGTAAACGTTACTTTCTAA
- a CDS encoding LacI family DNA-binding transcriptional regulator, whose product MYEPITIKDIAKALGLSTSTVSRALRGSYEISPETKKLVIEYAEQYNYRPNPIALSLKERRSRPIGVVVCEIANNFFSQAINGIESIAYNRGYHVIISQSHESYDREVVNVEHLASRSVDGLLVSLSSETEHIEHFKNLHEKGFPIVFFDRITEEIETFKVVVDNYKGAYDATQHLVDSGYTKIAHVTSSQHLSISKERLDGYKAALADNGISLNESYIRYCNHGGMIYAELEDAVKSLVQLKDRPDAIFSAGDRLTISCLNALRSIGLKIPDDIALVGFSNSPLAELLNPALSVVKQPAFEMGQVATELLIKLIESKRPVTEFEKVVLQTEIFTRESSAGKVTEKKSKTKKAVS is encoded by the coding sequence ATGTACGAACCCATCACCATTAAAGACATTGCCAAAGCACTTGGGTTATCTACGTCCACTGTATCCCGTGCCTTGCGTGGCAGCTACGAAATAAGTCCTGAGACAAAGAAGCTGGTGATCGAATATGCCGAACAATACAACTACCGGCCCAATCCCATTGCCCTCAGTTTAAAAGAAAGAAGAAGCCGTCCCATCGGCGTGGTGGTTTGCGAGATCGCCAACAACTTTTTCTCACAGGCCATCAATGGCATTGAATCCATTGCGTATAACCGTGGATACCATGTTATCATATCACAGAGCCATGAATCATACGACCGGGAAGTGGTGAACGTGGAGCACCTGGCATCCCGTTCCGTGGATGGTCTGCTGGTCTCCCTTTCTTCCGAAACAGAGCATATCGAACATTTTAAGAACCTGCATGAAAAAGGGTTCCCCATCGTGTTCTTTGACCGCATCACCGAAGAGATCGAGACCTTTAAAGTGGTGGTGGATAATTATAAAGGCGCTTATGATGCCACACAGCACCTGGTTGATTCAGGCTACACGAAGATCGCTCATGTAACAAGTTCCCAGCATTTATCCATTTCCAAGGAAAGACTGGATGGTTATAAAGCAGCGTTGGCTGATAACGGCATTTCCCTGAATGAATCGTATATCCGGTATTGCAATCACGGCGGCATGATCTATGCCGAACTGGAAGATGCGGTGAAGAGCCTGGTTCAGTTAAAAGACAGGCCCGATGCCATCTTCAGCGCCGGCGACCGGCTTACCATCAGCTGCCTGAATGCATTAAGATCGATCGGGTTAAAGATCCCGGATGATATTGCACTGGTGGGGTTTTCAAACTCCCCGTTGGCAGAACTGCTGAACCCCGCCCTATCTGTAGTAAAGCAACCGGCCTTTGAAATGGGACAGGTGGCCACCGAATTGCTCATCAAACTCATTGAAAGCAAACGGCCCGTGACCGAATTTGAAAAAGTGGTTTTACAGACAGAGATCTTTACCCGCGAATCATCGGCAGGCAAGGTCACTGAAAAGAAATCCAAAACAAAAAAAGCAGTATCCTGA
- a CDS encoding MBOAT family protein, translating to MVFNSYTFIAFFIVMLILHNLPFSWKVKKINLLLASYVFYAAWNPPFILLLWLSTVVDYFVGRALYTQENKHKRKILLVLSLIGNLGMLCFFKYGTFLLDNFTHLVNLFGMDYHPAKPNIILPAGISFYTFTTLCYTIDMYKRKSEPVKSLLDFSLFVTFFPHLVAGPIVRPPQLVPQFETERKATRHQLMQGLLLISLGLFMKVVLADSMLAPTANDIFGPGAPLKTLDAWTGVLAFSGQIFCDFAGYSTCAIGVALCLGFVLPHNFLYPYAAIGFSDFWRRWHITLSAWLRDYLYIPLGGNRNGKFRTYINLMITMLLGGLWHGANWTFVVWGALHGAYLWGEKIIQDFRKKPVMVPIHGVPSAEVGVLGTIPKEFKAKTFRNFIYAMITFFFINVTWVFFRAPDFTSAWQLLMSMFSSVPKAEAYLTTLSIIKVLGIVACIVAFHWMMRNTRVLTVAEKMPWWLLGIIWSVLLILLIWSQESSSSFIYFQF from the coding sequence ATGGTTTTCAACTCATATACCTTTATTGCCTTTTTCATTGTTATGCTCATTTTGCATAACCTTCCCTTTTCGTGGAAAGTGAAAAAGATAAACCTGTTGCTGGCCAGTTATGTTTTTTATGCGGCATGGAACCCGCCATTCATACTGTTGCTCTGGCTTTCTACCGTGGTTGATTATTTTGTGGGGCGTGCATTGTACACACAGGAGAATAAACACAAACGGAAAATACTGCTTGTGCTCAGCCTGATCGGTAACCTGGGCATGCTTTGCTTCTTCAAGTACGGAACATTTTTATTAGACAATTTTACACACCTGGTTAACCTGTTCGGGATGGATTATCACCCGGCCAAGCCCAATATCATTCTGCCCGCAGGTATCTCCTTCTATACGTTCACCACGCTGTGTTATACCATTGACATGTATAAAAGGAAAAGCGAACCGGTTAAATCCCTGCTTGACTTTTCATTGTTCGTTACCTTCTTTCCGCACCTGGTTGCCGGGCCCATTGTTCGTCCGCCGCAACTGGTGCCGCAATTTGAAACAGAACGTAAAGCAACAAGGCATCAATTGATGCAGGGTTTATTATTGATCAGTCTTGGTTTGTTCATGAAAGTGGTTTTGGCCGACAGCATGCTGGCACCTACTGCCAATGATATCTTTGGCCCCGGGGCTCCATTAAAAACACTGGATGCCTGGACAGGCGTGCTTGCTTTTTCGGGGCAGATATTCTGCGACTTTGCCGGGTACTCCACCTGTGCCATCGGCGTGGCGTTATGCCTGGGTTTCGTTTTGCCCCATAATTTCTTATACCCGTATGCGGCCATCGGCTTTTCAGATTTCTGGAGAAGATGGCATATCACCTTATCGGCATGGCTACGGGATTATTTATACATACCGCTTGGCGGAAACCGTAATGGAAAATTCAGGACCTACATAAACTTAATGATCACCATGCTGCTGGGAGGGTTATGGCATGGCGCCAACTGGACCTTTGTGGTATGGGGGGCATTGCATGGGGCGTATTTGTGGGGCGAAAAGATCATACAGGACTTCCGGAAAAAGCCGGTAATGGTTCCCATTCATGGTGTACCATCTGCAGAAGTAGGTGTACTGGGTACGATCCCGAAAGAATTCAAGGCTAAGACATTCCGCAATTTCATATATGCGATGATCACGTTCTTTTTCATCAATGTGACCTGGGTCTTTTTCCGGGCGCCTGATTTTACTTCGGCCTGGCAGTTGCTGATGTCCATGTTCTCTAGTGTACCCAAGGCAGAGGCTTACCTGACCACGCTCAGCATAATAAAAGTGCTTGGAATAGTAGCCTGCATCGTTGCCTTTCACTGGATGATGCGTAATACCCGGGTGCTGACCGTGGCTGAAAAAATGCCCTGGTGGTTGCTGGGCATTATCTGGTCGGTTCTGCTGATATTATTAATATGGAGCCAGGAGAGCAGCAGCTCGTTCATTTATTTCCAGTTTTAA